Genomic DNA from Nymphalis io chromosome 5, ilAglIoxx1.1, whole genome shotgun sequence:
ctgtaatacaaaaacattctatgtacataaataaaaataaaaataaacttttttaacacCGACTTATTTGTCATTGATATACTAGTATACTTTGACAAactatagtgttttttttactaaaaaaccttATACAAATATAAGACAAACCAATAAGAATACTtgcatcaaaataaaaatagtttttgcgagtatattttttttgaacaaGCTTCAAAGTCAaactcaaaaatctttattcaatatagaagcgttacacttgcttattgattgtcgtaaatctaccaccggttcggaaataaacacctcagacctgagaaggaccggcgaaagaaactcagcaggttttttttatatcggtaAAGTATTATCTTTATAGcggcaaaatatatttaataaaaatttaattttaaaatgacaatatatttaaaataatgcatctaaaatgaaaataagtaaaaataacacgcttaaataaataaatgaaatactaGTACATCATGTGCTAAGGCTATAGTTTGGTGTTGGGCGGCCTTTTCTCAGCAGACTTGTTAAAGcgaagattatttaaaaatattgtgtgcGTATGTCCTTCGAGAATATCGGTAATTGTTGAACGATGTTTTTTACAATAATGAACTTTAAAGctcctatataaaatataacaaattttccATATCTAAATCATCTTTCATTTGTAGCATACTTGGAAGTGTCTATTCGTGTTTAAAacgataaagatatatttacgATATATTTACTGTAAAAGGTTTGAAAAAAGAAgtgtcaaaataaacaaaaaaaaaacaacttgaaaaattaactatttttgataacattgaaaaaaaattattaaaacaaaaaattaaattattgttattgaaatatttacaatatacccTCCGTCCGTCCCAAATTCATACGGGTGAAACaagaatattgtttatttttattaaaaaaaaacctaacctCTATCACAGCGCCACTTACCGGAACCAATTTATACTATGCAGACAGAACTTTGACCGCATTCAACGTAGAGCAGTTCGAATTGTCGTGAATCAAGCTCTTACCTACCGGCTTGATTCTTTGAATCTGCGTAGAGGTGTCGGGTCAATCTGCATCCTCTATTGCATATATCGCGAGGAGTGTTCTGAGGAATTGAGGAGTGTTCTAAGGAATTGTTTGGATTGGTCCCGGccgctgaatttcaccaccgaACATCGTGTCAGAATTATAAATTCCATCCGCACCACCTTGTTGTTtggaaatccacaacagcgcgatttttaagacattttctgcctcgcacaaccactgtggaaccagctttcgctggcgacttttccgaaccgatatgacatacaaaccttcaagaaaaaagCGAATTAATTCCTTAAAGGccagcaacgcacctgcaagccctcgggtgttgcaggtgtccacgGGTGGTGGTAGACACTTTCCATTAGGTGAGactcctgctcgtttgccctcTCTAAAATTAAGAAAGTCATGCATACGAGCAAacgtattatgtataatgtaaccatagtccgtaacagcctgtgaatgtcccactgctgagctaaaggcctcctctcctctttttgaggagaaggtttggagcttattccaccacgctgctccagtgcgggttgggtTAACCATAGTCAGTTATTTCTAAAACCGTATTAATTGTTTAAGTAGATGTATCTTGCCTTGCTTTGGCTAAAACACAATCCAAGTGTTCATATTAAGTTttgtgaaaatgtatttatgtatttatatattaatgtatatataaactaaatcgACCAAGTAGTTTTCTATCTTGAACTGTTCTACCAAGCCGTCATGATCAAaggatcagtttttttttaatttcatctctAGATATTCTtcacataaaataaacttattaagaTGTACAGTTTTCTAACGATACGCTGccgacatttatatatttagctatactctattagtaaatatacaaaaaataaatatgctttTGTAGATAATtagcaaaaaagtatttaagttaaatgtaaagattAGTAAAAGTCAGCAGCTTTTTTTTAAAGggttcaataaaaaacaaaaaaaaatcaattggtATTGCTATATTTCGtatgtaattttcaaataacaGTTACCTTGAAAcgacacataaataataaataattaattagttaagaGTTTTGACTAAATCAATGGTGTGCGAGGATATGCGCTGGCGCATGAGTGGCGTGTTCGGCACGGGCGGAGTTGCTGACCACAGCGTTGAAACCGTTGTGGGCATCAGCGGTGTATTGGACTGTGCGCACAGAGCCGTCAGCTTCGAGCAGAGAGTACTCGCCGTGCACGGCGTCACCGTCGCGGCTCTCGTGTTGAGACTTGTTGTCGCCGGTGTGACCGTCGGCTACGGAGTATGAGAAGTCGTATTTGGGGTGAGCGTATTCCTCCTCATCATGGGCGGACACGAGTCTGTGAGCAGGTGCTGCGTAGTGGGCTACAGGTGCAGC
This window encodes:
- the LOC126768739 gene encoding cuticle protein 7-like; the protein is MFTKVISLSAVLAVAAAGLLASPVHYSSAAAVSSQSIQRHDQPQATVAHYAATPVAHYATAPVAHYAAAPVAHYAAAPVAHYAAPAHRLVSAHDEEEYAHPKYDFSYSVADGHTGDNKSQHESRDGDAVHGEYSLLEADGSVRTVQYTADAHNGFNAVVSNSARAEHATHAPAHILAHH